The Limanda limanda chromosome 13, fLimLim1.1, whole genome shotgun sequence genome has a window encoding:
- the palmda gene encoding palmdelphin has product MEESDLLKERLQAITEKHRIQGDIRQKKLELDREKLKLQHLKKKGLRERWLLQDSASQNATDFSQQQSLLSDQQQTKLLQLNIHRSEMEVEFLEREESMISANEIFILDRLKAVEKSPEEIIKEAHENFVPALFAMEINVTKNLLTGKSTVLSTASVPPDELNQHTGLKVYDDGRKCVYALNLEEESRDRNSVSELSASEVEQLLRSATVHRQVNFQNYHQNPSRREERCFYNHQDDRDRGERCDVSNHGGHYGNHVPRNNAAQEDPGSMLRKLQDEHRHGHQEHPHRRQEVRLNQSNLREGHGFGNHKGVGPHYGNQKDPHYSSYQVRKGHSVQEGRPPSHQSSTIIRNSRINGVNGSNGCPPPRSHDQEAVSAYQPQLCYTPLNHIPFKDYISVDEEELYCYNPPSYHSVRFSGPAPSDRVPSPLYRDDTPYTILNAMEPTEPITAIFMGFQTAQDDSGQGQEFDGSLKAELVIIEDNEDDGKDSNVKERKSHAQPGVSNYSTGSAANGSVGSEEGFGGRRTERRVEPGIKRIPKKHKTCCTVC; this is encoded by the exons ATGGAGGAGTCTGACTTGCTGAAGGAGAGGCTCCAGGCTATCACT GAGAAGCACCGCATTCAGGGAGACATTAGACAGAAGAAACTGGAACTGGACCGAGAGAAACTGAAACTACAGCATCTAAAG aaaaaaggTCTGAGAGAGCGATGGCTTCTTCAGGACTCAGCTTCCCAGAATGCAACAGACTTTTCACAGCAACAGAGCCTTCTCTCTGACCAGCAACAGAccaagctgctgcagctcaacatCCACAG GtcagagatggaggtggagttTCTGGAGCGGGAGGAGTCCATGATTTCTGCCAACGAGATTTTCATCCTTGACAGGCTGAAGGCTGTGGAGAAAAGCCCAGAGGAAATTATTAAG GAGGCCCATGAAAACTTTGTCCCTG CTCTGTTTGCCATGGAGATAAACGTGACCAAAAACCTGCTAACTGGGAAGAGCACCGTCCTTTCTACAGCAAGTGTCCCACCCGACGAGTTAAACCAACACACTGGCCTCAAGGTTTACGATGACGGCAGGAAGTGTGTTTATGCACTGAATTTAGAAGAG GAGTCACGTGACAGAAACTCTGTATCTGAGCTGTCGGCCAGCGAAGTGGAACAGCTCCTGAGAAGCGCCACAGTGCACCGTCAAGTAAACTTTCAAAACTACCACCAGAATcccagcaggagggaggagcgCTGTTTTTACAACCACCAagatgacagagacagaggggagagGTGTGATGTCAGTAACCATGGAGGACACTATGGTAACCATGTCCCCAGGAACAACGCAGCACAGGAAGACCCTGGCTCCATGCTGAGAAAACTACAGGATGAGCATCGCCATGGTCACCAGGAGCACCCTCacaggaggcaggaagtgagACTTAACCAGAGCAACCTGAGGGAGGGTCATGGCTTTGGAAACCACAAGGGGGTGGGTCCTCACTATGGTAACCAGAAAGATCCTCACTATAGTTCTTACCAGGTAAGAAAGGGTCACAGTGTTCAGGAGGGTCGGCCTCCAAGTCACCAAAGCAGCACTATCATTAGGAACAGTAGGATAAATGGAGTCAATGGATCCAATGGCTGTCCTCCTCCCAGATCACATGACCAGGAAGCCGTGTCGGCATACCAACCTCAGCTGTGCTACACTCCATTAAATCATATCCCTTTTAAAGATTACATTTCTGTTGATGAAGAGGAACTTTATTGTTACAACCCACCCTCGTACCACTCTGTTCGGTTCAGTGGTCCCGCCCCCTCTGACAGAGTGCCCTCCCCCCTCTATCGAGATGACACCCCTTACACCATCCTCAATGCCATGGAGCCCAccgagccaatcacagccatCTTCATGGGTTTCCAGACAGCCCAGGATGACAGTGGGCAGGGTCAGGAGTTTGATGGCTCTCTGAAGGCCGAGCTGGTCATCATCGAGGACAACGAAGACGATGGTAAGGACAGCAAtgtgaaggagagaaagagccACGCCCAGCCGGGTGTCAGCAACTATTCAACAGGAAGTGCAGCCAATGGAAGTGTTGGAAGTGAGGAGGGATTTGGAggcagacggacagagagacgggtggaacCAGGTATCAAAAGGATCCcgaaaaaacataaaacctgCTGTACTGTCTGCTAA